The following coding sequences lie in one Yoonia sp. G8-12 genomic window:
- a CDS encoding co-chaperone YbbN, producing MLELDANANANAPADLIKDGTDASFVKDVIEASQTVPVIVDFWAPWCGPCKTLGPAIEAAVTNAKGRVKLVKIDVDAHQAYAGQLQVQSIPTVYAFYQGKPVDGFQGALPPSEINAFVDKIAALAGDPEAEDLSAAIEAAEQMLQEGAAADAAETFAAILQEEPNNAPAYAGLVRSYLALDDIDQAEAILNGAPAEISTDPLLEAVHAQITLAREAANAGPVAELQAAVDADPDNHQARFDLATAQHANGQVEEAVTTLLELFRRDREWNDGAAKTQLFKLFDAHDAKDPIVLNGRRKLSSMIFA from the coding sequence ATGCTGGAATTGGACGCAAATGCAAATGCGAATGCCCCTGCTGATCTGATCAAGGACGGAACGGACGCGAGCTTTGTCAAAGACGTGATTGAGGCGTCGCAGACAGTGCCGGTGATCGTGGATTTTTGGGCACCTTGGTGTGGTCCTTGCAAAACGCTTGGCCCTGCGATCGAAGCGGCGGTCACCAATGCGAAAGGCCGCGTCAAGCTGGTCAAGATCGACGTGGATGCGCACCAGGCCTATGCGGGCCAGTTGCAGGTGCAGTCGATCCCGACCGTCTATGCCTTTTACCAAGGAAAGCCGGTGGACGGGTTCCAAGGCGCTTTGCCGCCATCGGAAATCAATGCCTTTGTGGACAAGATCGCAGCCCTTGCCGGCGATCCCGAGGCAGAGGACCTTAGCGCCGCGATTGAGGCCGCCGAGCAGATGTTGCAGGAAGGGGCGGCTGCGGACGCTGCCGAGACTTTTGCCGCGATCCTGCAAGAAGAGCCGAACAATGCGCCCGCCTACGCAGGGCTTGTGCGGTCGTATCTGGCGTTGGACGATATTGATCAGGCCGAGGCCATCTTGAACGGTGCACCAGCCGAGATTTCTACCGATCCGCTGCTCGAGGCGGTCCACGCGCAGATCACACTGGCGCGCGAGGCGGCGAACGCTGGGCCTGTAGCGGAATTGCAGGCGGCTGTCGATGCGGATCCCGACAATCATCAGGCGCGGTTTGATCTGGCAACGGCACAGCATGCCAATGGTCAGGTTGAAGAGGCCGTGACTACTTTGCTTGAGTTGTTTCGCCGTGACCGCGAGTGGAATGACGGAGCCGCCAAGACCCAGCTTTTCAAGTTATTTGACGCGCATGATGCAAAAGATCCCATTGTGCTGAACGGGCGGCGCAAGCTTTCGTCAATGATATTTGCCTGA
- the rbfA gene encoding 30S ribosome-binding factor RbfA: MAKNANRDGKAPTQRMLRVGEVIRRTLSEVLQRGDVHDDELARMSITVGEVRMTSDLRIATAFVLPLGGQGKEEALEALRRNKHEIRHLVVKGGTMKFAPELRFEIDGTFDQIDATRALLAEDHVRQDLDD, encoded by the coding sequence ATGGCAAAGAATGCAAACAGAGACGGCAAGGCCCCCACGCAGCGCATGTTGCGCGTGGGCGAGGTGATCCGCCGCACACTATCCGAGGTCCTGCAACGTGGTGACGTGCATGACGATGAACTGGCGCGTATGTCCATTACGGTGGGCGAGGTGCGCATGACATCCGATCTGCGGATTGCGACCGCCTTTGTGTTGCCCCTTGGCGGGCAGGGCAAGGAAGAAGCGCTTGAGGCGCTGCGCCGCAACAAGCACGAAATCCGGCATTTGGTTGTTAAAGGGGGTACGATGAAATTCGCGCCCGAGCTGCGTTTTGAGATCGACGGCACCTTTGACCAGATTGACGCGACACGCGCGCTCTTGGCCGAGGATCACGTGCGTCAGGATCTGGACGACTGA
- a CDS encoding LON peptidase substrate-binding domain-containing protein: MTSSNDLPDIIPVFPLPGALLLPRARLPLHLFEPRYLAMLEDVLKTPTRLIGMVQPYDAPGKDGKLHSIGCSGRVTAFSETEDGRYMITMSGMSRFRIIEEVEGFTPYRRCKVSWQGFGRDLGPVERDDSFDRDAFMEALGRYLVDQGLSTDWESLGEAEDELLINSLSMLCPFAPEDKQALLEAPSLTTRRETLMTLIEFALRGGSGEEVMQ, translated from the coding sequence ATGACATCATCCAATGACCTACCAGACATCATCCCTGTGTTTCCGCTACCGGGCGCGCTGCTTTTGCCGCGTGCGCGCTTGCCGCTGCACCTGTTTGAACCGCGCTATCTGGCGATGCTGGAGGATGTGCTGAAAACCCCAACGCGGTTGATCGGGATGGTCCAGCCTTATGACGCGCCGGGCAAAGATGGCAAACTGCACAGTATTGGCTGCTCTGGTCGTGTGACGGCGTTCTCTGAAACCGAGGATGGGCGGTATATGATCACCATGTCCGGAATGTCACGTTTCCGCATTATTGAGGAAGTGGAAGGATTTACCCCATACCGCCGCTGCAAGGTGAGCTGGCAGGGGTTCGGCCGTGATCTTGGACCTGTCGAAAGAGATGACAGTTTCGACCGTGACGCCTTCATGGAGGCATTGGGCCGCTATCTGGTGGATCAGGGGCTGTCAACTGATTGGGAAAGCTTGGGCGAAGCAGAAGACGAGTTGTTGATTAATTCACTGTCGATGCTTTGTCCCTTTGCACCAGAGGACAAGCAGGCCCTGCTTGAGGCGCCATCCTTGACCACGCGGCGTGAAACGCTCATGACTTTGATCGAATTCGCTTTGCGTGGCGGATCCGGCGAAGAGGTGATGCAATGA
- a CDS encoding hemerythrin domain-containing protein, with the protein MNELSLVARDALPDALRVLLAEYPREGWEADPGFDGLIRFWLDRHLMFRRLLGELRSGTEALLDRKIEVDRFAGLTSRYGGMLVNGLHEHHTIEDAHYFPKLVTKDARIAKGFAILDKDHHDLDEFLADFVGRANEVLGLTAKRNKLQTAAGHFQTELTKLEGLLDRHLIDEEELIVPVILRYGSRDLG; encoded by the coding sequence ATGAATGAACTTTCCCTTGTTGCACGCGATGCCTTGCCTGATGCCTTGCGCGTTCTCTTGGCCGAATACCCGCGTGAAGGTTGGGAAGCCGACCCCGGTTTTGACGGCTTGATTCGCTTCTGGCTGGATCGTCATTTGATGTTCCGCAGGCTGCTGGGTGAACTTCGCAGCGGCACAGAGGCGCTTTTGGATCGCAAGATTGAGGTGGATCGCTTTGCCGGTCTTACGTCGCGCTATGGTGGTATGCTGGTAAACGGGTTGCACGAGCACCACACGATTGAGGATGCGCATTATTTCCCGAAACTGGTGACGAAAGACGCCCGTATCGCGAAAGGTTTTGCGATTCTGGACAAGGATCATCACGATCTGGATGAGTTTTTGGCGGATTTTGTCGGTCGCGCGAACGAGGTGCTGGGTCTGACCGCGAAACGCAACAAGCTGCAAACAGCGGCAGGGCATTTTCAAACCGAGTTGACCAAACTGGAAGGCCTGCTGGATCGCCACTTGATCGACGAAGAAGAGCTGATCGTGCCGGTGATCCTGCGCTACGGTTCACGCGATCTGGGGTAG
- a CDS encoding NUDIX hydrolase codes for MHPKLGAIAVVRHEGRFLLVQRKKEPNANTWGFPGGHVELGETARDAAVRELAEETGVTATAQGYLTNLDVITHDADGAVLFHYLLAVVVCTYENGTAIAADDALDAGWFTADEARSLPQSPNLQYVMDLCDW; via the coding sequence ATGCACCCCAAACTTGGCGCCATCGCTGTTGTTCGACATGAAGGTCGGTTCCTTTTGGTGCAGCGCAAGAAAGAACCCAACGCCAATACGTGGGGGTTCCCGGGCGGTCATGTGGAACTGGGGGAAACGGCGCGCGACGCAGCGGTACGTGAATTGGCAGAAGAAACCGGCGTGACAGCTACGGCACAGGGCTACCTGACCAACCTCGATGTCATCACACACGACGCGGACGGTGCCGTGCTGTTCCACTACCTTTTGGCGGTAGTGGTCTGTACCTATGAAAACGGCACAGCAATCGCGGCGGATGATGCGCTTGATGCGGGCTGGTTCACAGCGGATGAGGCCAGATCATTGCCGCAAAGCCCGAACCTGCAATATGTTATGGATCTGTGCGACTGGTAA
- the rpiB gene encoding ribose 5-phosphate isomerase B: protein MTNKRIVLSSDHAAIGMRQTIADHIKAQGWEVVDIGPTTPESTPYPQHGEAAARRVASSDCALGIILCGTGQGIMMAANKVKGVRCGVCSDAFSARMIRQHNDANLLSLGARVIGDALALDIVDAFLNADFEGGRHATRVDMITAIEER from the coding sequence ATGACCAACAAACGCATTGTGCTTTCCTCTGATCACGCTGCCATAGGCATGCGCCAGACCATCGCCGACCATATCAAGGCGCAGGGATGGGAGGTCGTCGATATTGGCCCGACTACCCCCGAAAGCACGCCTTATCCGCAACACGGCGAGGCTGCCGCACGGCGCGTGGCCTCTAGCGACTGCGCGCTGGGGATTATCCTGTGCGGCACCGGCCAAGGCATCATGATGGCCGCCAACAAGGTCAAAGGCGTGCGCTGCGGCGTGTGTTCCGACGCATTCTCTGCGCGCATGATCCGGCAGCACAACGACGCCAACTTGCTGTCACTGGGCGCGCGCGTCATCGGAGACGCACTCGCACTTGATATCGTTGACGCCTTTTTGAACGCCGATTTCGAAGGCGGCCGCCACGCCACCCGCGTGGATATGATCACGGCAATAGAAGAGAGGTAA
- a CDS encoding GDSL-type esterase/lipase family protein, protein MTKTVLTFGDSNTYGMPPAHAPGEFQRFGADTRWPTVMLSDLGPEWVLIEDGLPGRTTCRADPVMGPHMDGQIGLRIALESQGPIDLLVIMLGTNDLKTHHGASVDQVVAGLAGLLGIARSEPYQLRHKGFDILLVAPALVLEQGTFRDGLLGANTKARDLPFAIAQLADHWGLPFLDAGMHIKPSPVDGLHLDAQDHITLGHAMAAKIAGL, encoded by the coding sequence ATGACAAAAACCGTTCTTACATTCGGCGACAGCAACACCTATGGCATGCCGCCTGCGCATGCCCCCGGCGAATTCCAGCGTTTTGGTGCTGATACGCGCTGGCCTACTGTTATGCTCTCGGACCTCGGCCCTGAGTGGGTTTTGATCGAAGACGGGTTGCCCGGACGCACGACGTGCAGGGCAGACCCGGTCATGGGTCCCCATATGGATGGCCAGATCGGTCTACGGATCGCGCTGGAAAGCCAAGGCCCTATTGATCTTTTGGTGATCATGCTGGGAACCAACGACCTCAAGACACATCACGGCGCAAGCGTGGATCAGGTGGTCGCCGGACTTGCCGGACTTTTGGGCATCGCCCGCTCCGAACCGTACCAATTGCGGCACAAGGGTTTTGATATTCTGCTGGTAGCCCCCGCGCTGGTGCTTGAACAAGGGACGTTTCGTGACGGGCTTTTGGGTGCGAATACGAAAGCCCGCGATCTGCCTTTTGCAATAGCACAACTGGCCGATCACTGGGGGCTGCCGTTTCTGGATGCGGGCATGCATATCAAGCCTAGCCCTGTTGATGGGCTGCATTTAGATGCGCAGGATCACATCACGTTAGGCCACGCCATGGCTGCAAAAATCGCAGGACTTTGA
- a CDS encoding dihydrodipicolinate reductase, with protein MKSVILSLVLATAAAPAVADSYVPVKDQATFVSLVEGRELSNFFYGVSLSVSPNGQIDGSAIGWDIVGNWTWEDGYFCRELSWGGDPIPYNCQLVEARGDDRLRFTVDQGAGDSASFRLR; from the coding sequence ATGAAATCTGTGATCTTATCTTTGGTGTTGGCAACTGCCGCGGCGCCCGCCGTGGCCGACAGCTATGTACCCGTCAAAGACCAAGCAACTTTCGTGTCCCTTGTCGAAGGACGTGAACTTAGCAATTTCTTCTACGGGGTCAGCCTCAGCGTGTCACCTAACGGGCAAATCGACGGATCGGCCATCGGGTGGGACATCGTCGGTAACTGGACATGGGAAGATGGCTATTTCTGCCGGGAGCTCAGCTGGGGCGGTGATCCTATCCCCTATAACTGTCAATTGGTCGAAGCACGCGGCGATGATCGCCTGCGCTTTACCGTCGATCAGGGCGCGGGCGATTCTGCGTCCTTCCGCCTGCGATAA
- the dapB gene encoding 4-hydroxy-tetrahydrodipicolinate reductase: protein MTDTPGIVITGASGRMGQMLIKTVLASDKCRLVGVLERPGHDWIGQDIGTATGGQPVGVAVTDDAVEVFAKAQAVIDFTAPAATVGFAGLAAQARAVHVIGTTGLSEDDLKAINAASRHAVIVRAGNMSLGVNLLVQLTKKVAAALDEDFDIEIIEAHHNQKVDAPSGTALMLGEAAAEGRGVTLSDVRDSGRDGITGARQRGDIGFSAIRGGDIVGEHDVLFAAAGERIVLRHIATDRAIFARGALKAALWGQDKAPGEYDMMDVLGI, encoded by the coding sequence ATGACAGACACTCCAGGCATCGTGATCACAGGCGCATCGGGCCGTATGGGCCAAATGTTGATCAAAACAGTGCTGGCCTCGGACAAATGCCGCCTTGTCGGCGTGTTGGAGCGGCCCGGCCATGACTGGATCGGTCAGGACATCGGCACCGCCACCGGCGGCCAGCCTGTGGGCGTTGCCGTCACGGACGATGCGGTCGAGGTGTTCGCCAAGGCCCAAGCTGTCATTGATTTCACAGCCCCCGCCGCCACCGTCGGCTTTGCAGGTCTGGCGGCACAGGCGCGCGCGGTCCATGTGATCGGCACGACAGGGTTGTCCGAGGACGATCTGAAAGCAATCAACGCGGCCTCCCGCCATGCGGTTATCGTGCGGGCAGGGAACATGTCATTGGGTGTGAACCTTCTGGTGCAATTGACCAAAAAGGTCGCAGCCGCACTCGACGAAGATTTTGACATCGAAATCATCGAAGCGCACCACAATCAAAAGGTCGACGCCCCCTCTGGCACGGCCCTCATGCTGGGCGAGGCTGCCGCTGAGGGGCGCGGTGTTACGCTGAGCGACGTCCGCGACAGCGGGCGCGACGGGATCACAGGTGCGCGGCAACGCGGCGACATCGGCTTTAGCGCCATTCGTGGCGGCGATATCGTGGGCGAGCATGACGTGCTGTTTGCCGCCGCTGGCGAACGGATCGTGCTGCGGCACATCGCGACAGACCGCGCGATTTTTGCCCGTGGCGCACTGAAAGCGGCCCTTTGGGGCCAAGACAAAGCCCCCGGCGAATATGACATGATGGACGTTCTGGGCATCTAA
- a CDS encoding phosphodiester glycosidase family protein has translation MRWLAVALLFWALPAAAVTCEDVSYAGNSYTVCTVDAAQEDLRLFHKDADGAVIGSFGAIEALPDVGSLAFAMNAGMYHDDRSPVGHYLEGGVEVMRVIPNAGPGNFGLLPNGVLCITDTTAQVFETLTYVAKAPACRDATQSGPMLVIDGALHPRFLPDSTSRFIRNGVGTSADGTQAVFAISNTSVTFHEFGSFFKDYLALPNALYFDGKVSRLYSRAQGRSDFGFQLGPMVAVIE, from the coding sequence ATGCGCTGGCTTGCTGTGGCGTTGCTCTTTTGGGCGCTGCCGGCAGCGGCGGTGACCTGCGAGGATGTCAGCTATGCCGGCAACAGTTATACAGTCTGCACCGTGGATGCGGCGCAAGAGGACCTGCGGTTGTTTCACAAGGATGCCGATGGTGCCGTGATCGGCAGTTTTGGCGCGATTGAGGCCTTGCCCGACGTCGGCAGTCTTGCTTTTGCGATGAATGCAGGGATGTACCACGATGACCGCTCGCCTGTGGGTCATTATCTTGAGGGCGGTGTTGAGGTGATGCGGGTAATCCCGAATGCAGGCCCCGGCAATTTCGGTCTGCTGCCCAATGGGGTGCTTTGCATTACTGATACCACGGCGCAGGTTTTCGAGACCCTTACCTATGTCGCAAAGGCCCCCGCCTGTCGTGACGCCACGCAATCAGGCCCGATGTTGGTGATTGATGGCGCACTTCATCCGCGTTTTCTGCCTGATAGTACATCGCGCTTTATCCGGAATGGTGTCGGAACATCCGCCGATGGTACTCAAGCGGTTTTCGCGATTTCCAATACCAGCGTCACGTTTCACGAATTTGGCAGCTTCTTCAAAGACTACCTCGCGCTGCCCAACGCCCTTTATTTCGACGGTAAAGTGTCGCGTCTCTATTCTCGTGCCCAAGGGCGCAGCGATTTCGGGTTTCAATTGGGACCGATGGTTGCTGTGATCGAGTAG
- a CDS encoding Trm112 family protein, with amino-acid sequence MSGTAFDPKMLEALVCPLTQETLRYDAEKQELVSKAGKVAFPIRNGIPVMLVDEARPLET; translated from the coding sequence ATGAGTGGAACAGCATTTGACCCCAAGATGCTTGAGGCGTTGGTGTGTCCTTTGACGCAAGAGACGCTGCGGTATGACGCAGAAAAGCAAGAGCTTGTTAGCAAAGCAGGCAAGGTTGCCTTCCCGATCCGCAATGGAATTCCGGTGATGCTGGTTGACGAAGCGCGTCCGCTCGAGACGTAG
- a CDS encoding polysaccharide biosynthesis/export family protein, translated as MSRIVTLLGSFLTLMFFSTITFAQEYRVQPGDTLRIEVAEDASLNRVVLVAPDGRIALPGTGNVRASGLTTAQIQSALTSRLAASFVSPPSVFVGIEGLAPEQEPRTIGIFVVGEGVTVGRVEIEPGTNLMQAIAQFGGFTNFAAVKRIQLRRGSDVYTINYDSILDGSSDNGAVRMRDGDVIVIPQRKLFE; from the coding sequence ATGTCCCGTATTGTTACCCTATTGGGGTCGTTCCTGACTCTTATGTTCTTTTCCACGATCACGTTTGCGCAGGAATACAGGGTACAACCCGGTGATACCTTGCGTATCGAAGTCGCCGAGGATGCCAGCCTGAACCGCGTCGTGCTTGTCGCACCCGACGGTCGGATCGCACTGCCCGGCACAGGGAACGTGCGCGCAAGCGGCCTTACAACAGCACAAATCCAATCCGCATTGACAAGCCGGCTTGCTGCAAGCTTTGTCAGCCCGCCGAGCGTCTTTGTGGGCATTGAAGGGCTCGCACCTGAGCAAGAACCACGCACAATCGGGATTTTTGTTGTCGGCGAAGGCGTGACTGTCGGCCGGGTCGAGATTGAACCGGGTACAAACCTGATGCAGGCGATCGCCCAGTTTGGTGGCTTTACGAACTTTGCCGCCGTGAAACGCATCCAATTGCGCCGCGGTAGCGACGTCTACACCATCAACTATGACAGCATTCTCGATGGTAGCAGCGACAATGGGGCTGTGCGGATGCGCGATGGCGATGTCATCGTAATCCCTCAGCGCAAACTGTTTGAATAA
- the oppB gene encoding oligopeptide ABC transporter permease OppB codes for MLSFVVRRLAVAIPTLLILVVLSFILMYAAPGGPFNSERPLPPEVLANIEAKYGLDQPFWKQILNYVVSVVTQFDFGPSFQYKDRSVNDIIAQGFPVTLTYGFWSFVVAVTVGVSLGIAAAIKQNTWIDYFAVGISIGAQVLPNFVMAPILLLIFTLWLGWLPGGGWNGGQWQFLIMPVIALSTSYMASIARITRSSMLEVLNTNFIRTAQAKGLPMRRVIWKHAMKPTILPVLSYLGPAFVGMITGSVIIDVFFSTGGIGQFFVNSAFNRDYSVIMGITILVGALTIMFNLVVDILYAWIDPKIRY; via the coding sequence ATGCTGAGCTTTGTTGTACGTCGCCTTGCCGTGGCCATCCCGACCCTTTTGATACTGGTCGTTTTGTCGTTCATCCTGATGTACGCAGCCCCCGGCGGCCCCTTCAATTCCGAAAGGCCCCTGCCGCCCGAAGTGCTTGCCAATATCGAAGCGAAATACGGGCTGGATCAGCCGTTTTGGAAACAAATCCTCAACTATGTTGTCAGTGTCGTTACCCAGTTCGATTTCGGGCCGTCGTTTCAATACAAAGACCGCTCGGTCAACGATATTATCGCGCAGGGTTTTCCTGTCACGTTGACATACGGCTTTTGGTCCTTTGTTGTTGCGGTGACTGTCGGCGTCTCTCTCGGCATTGCTGCGGCCATCAAGCAAAACACCTGGATTGATTACTTTGCGGTTGGCATCTCTATCGGGGCGCAGGTGCTACCAAACTTTGTGATGGCACCAATCCTGCTTTTGATCTTCACCCTCTGGCTTGGCTGGCTGCCCGGTGGCGGCTGGAACGGCGGGCAGTGGCAATTCCTGATCATGCCAGTAATCGCGCTTTCGACCTCTTACATGGCCTCGATTGCGCGGATCACACGGTCCTCGATGCTTGAGGTGCTCAACACCAACTTCATCCGCACCGCCCAAGCCAAGGGGTTGCCGATGCGCCGCGTCATCTGGAAACATGCGATGAAACCGACGATCCTGCCCGTGCTGTCCTATCTTGGGCCTGCTTTTGTGGGCATGATCACCGGTTCGGTCATCATTGATGTGTTCTTTTCCACCGGCGGCATTGGCCAGTTCTTCGTGAACTCTGCCTTCAATCGCGACTATTCCGTCATCATGGGCATCACCATTCTGGTGGGCGCCCTGACAATTATGTTCAATCTTGTGGTCGATATCCTTTATGCATGGATCGACCCCAAGATCCGCTATTAA
- a CDS encoding peptide ABC transporter substrate-binding protein, producing MTLKTKLLATTSALLIATTGALYADAHATHPVTGEALASDQSFTYRVGDESPSIDPGLVEDVDGADVVRDLFEGLYNQDAAGNLIPGVAVSHTVSDDGLIYTFTLRDNAKWSNGDPVTAGDFVYAWQRAASPELASPYSWYIDLMSIENGGDVIAGDMAPSELGVTAVNDTTLEVRLTQPLPYFPQMVTHGTTFPVHQATIEAHGSDWVLPENMVSNGAYVLTEFVPQERLVRERNPMYWDNENTILERVTKLVIPDENVALTRYLAGELDRTDVPAGQFPRLSAEYPDQAVSVPQACSYYYMFNLRDGAPEELQDPNVRKALSLAVDRNIIVENVLAGGQKPAYTFTHWATAGFETPNIPMADMTQADRNTMAQELLAEAGYGSDNPLSIDLVYNTDESHRAVAIAISQMWKQTLGVETTLANQEWQTFLEARSNGDFDVARGGWCADYNEASTFLDLMDSGSGYNDSKYMNPEVDALLAEAKTSENPQANYDRVEEFIAQDTPIIPIYHYAAVDMFAEDLQGWPYENFEQNWYSKDLYKIAE from the coding sequence ATGACACTGAAAACCAAACTTCTGGCAACCACCTCTGCACTGCTGATTGCCACAACCGGCGCGCTTTACGCAGACGCCCACGCCACCCACCCTGTCACAGGCGAAGCGCTCGCCTCTGATCAGTCATTTACCTACCGCGTGGGCGACGAAAGCCCGTCGATTGACCCGGGTCTTGTTGAAGACGTGGATGGCGCCGATGTGGTACGTGACCTGTTCGAAGGTCTCTACAATCAAGACGCCGCAGGCAACCTGATCCCCGGTGTCGCTGTCAGCCACACGGTTAGCGATGATGGTCTGATCTACACCTTCACCCTGCGCGACAATGCAAAGTGGTCGAACGGCGATCCGGTCACCGCCGGTGACTTTGTTTATGCCTGGCAGCGTGCGGCATCGCCTGAACTGGCATCGCCCTATAGCTGGTACATCGACCTGATGTCGATCGAGAATGGCGGCGACGTCATCGCAGGCGACATGGCGCCCTCCGAACTGGGCGTGACCGCCGTCAACGACACAACGCTTGAGGTGCGCCTGACACAGCCCCTGCCTTATTTCCCGCAAATGGTCACGCATGGCACAACTTTCCCCGTGCATCAGGCCACGATCGAAGCGCACGGCAGCGACTGGGTTCTACCGGAAAACATGGTGTCAAACGGTGCCTATGTGTTGACCGAATTCGTGCCACAGGAACGGCTCGTCCGGGAACGCAATCCGATGTACTGGGACAATGAAAACACCATCCTCGAACGCGTGACAAAACTGGTCATTCCAGATGAGAACGTGGCCCTCACCCGTTATCTGGCAGGTGAATTGGACCGCACGGACGTGCCCGCAGGTCAGTTCCCGCGGCTGTCTGCCGAATACCCCGATCAGGCGGTTTCGGTCCCGCAGGCCTGTTCGTACTACTACATGTTCAATCTGCGCGACGGGGCCCCAGAGGAATTGCAGGATCCCAACGTCCGCAAAGCGCTTAGCCTTGCCGTTGACCGCAATATCATCGTCGAGAACGTCCTCGCCGGTGGTCAGAAACCCGCCTACACCTTCACCCATTGGGCGACTGCAGGTTTTGAAACACCAAACATCCCGATGGCGGACATGACCCAGGCCGACCGCAACACAATGGCGCAAGAGCTGCTGGCCGAAGCCGGCTATGGCTCTGACAATCCGCTCAGCATTGATCTGGTCTACAATACCGACGAATCCCACCGCGCTGTGGCCATTGCGATCAGCCAGATGTGGAAGCAGACATTGGGTGTTGAAACCACGCTCGCCAACCAAGAATGGCAGACCTTCCTTGAAGCCCGCTCCAACGGTGATTTCGACGTGGCCCGCGGTGGGTGGTGTGCAGACTACAACGAAGCCTCGACCTTCCTTGATCTGATGGACTCCGGCTCGGGCTACAACGACAGCAAATACATGAACCCCGAAGTTGACGCGTTGTTGGCAGAAGCCAAAACATCTGAGAACCCGCAGGCAAACTATGACCGCGTCGAGGAATTCATCGCGCAGGATACGCCGATCATTCCAATCTACCACTACGCCGCAGTCGACATGTTTGCGGAAGACCTCCAAGGTTGGCCCTACGAGAACTTTGAACAGAACTGGTACTCCAAAGATCTCTACAAGATCGCCGAGTAA